One part of the Polycyclovorans algicola TG408 genome encodes these proteins:
- a CDS encoding flagellar hook assembly protein FlgD has product MDALSALTSGSAGGATQANPSLGQQDFMRLLIAQFQAQNPLEPLGNTEFIGQLAQFSVVSGVQQLDSSFKDFATQLTGDQVLQGASLLGKPVQRYSDALRLDDDASAAMSFDVPAGAQRVEVDIVNANGVRVAQLVRDNPASGELNLAWDGRMTDGTRAPAGTYSLQARAVGADASASLTPRTEAIVTGVIPSPEGMQLMLDDGTRASLNDITQIRAAR; this is encoded by the coding sequence ATGGACGCCCTTTCCGCTCTCACCTCCGGCAGCGCCGGTGGCGCCACGCAAGCGAATCCGTCGTTGGGCCAGCAGGATTTCATGCGCCTGCTCATCGCCCAGTTTCAGGCGCAAAACCCGCTGGAGCCTTTGGGCAACACCGAGTTCATTGGCCAGCTGGCGCAGTTTTCGGTGGTTTCTGGCGTGCAGCAGCTCGACAGCAGTTTCAAGGACTTCGCCACCCAACTCACCGGCGACCAGGTGTTGCAGGGCGCCAGCCTGCTCGGCAAGCCGGTGCAGCGCTACAGCGACGCGCTGCGCCTCGATGACGACGCCAGTGCGGCGATGAGCTTTGACGTGCCCGCCGGCGCCCAACGTGTTGAGGTCGACATCGTCAATGCCAACGGCGTGCGCGTTGCGCAACTGGTCAGGGACAACCCGGCCAGCGGTGAGCTGAACCTTGCGTGGGACGGCCGCATGACCGACGGCACGCGTGCGCCGGCGGGTACCTATTCATTGCAGGCACGGGCCGTCGGTGCCGACGCCAGCGCGTCGTTGACGCCGCGTACCGAGGCCATCGTCACCGGGGTCATTCCGTCACCCGAGGGCATGCAGTTGATGCTCGATGACGGCACCCGTGCATCGCTGAACGACATCACTCAAATCCGCGCGGCGCGCTAG
- the flgE gene encoding flagellar hook protein FlgE, translating into MSFSTALSGLNASTRDLAVTGNNIANAGTTGFKMARTQFADVYASSSLGLSSTQAGSGVRVAGIQQQFSQGNIDFTNNALDLAVNGEGFFTLNANGETVYSRAGAFGPDREGYVTNPQGHRLQVYPPLASGGFDTGRLTDLQLQVGDAPPQRTSRIEADINLPAASGTAPAVAFDPANADSYAHTTSLTVYDSLGSAHTASLYFAPTATPGTWDVHTVIDGAVTGAATQASFDADGNLLTPAGGSFVLPPVPQTNGATDLALTVDLSGATQFGDRFNVAALTQDGYATGRLTGIEVTPEGIAQARFTNGQARALGQVAMATFANPQGMQELGDTVWAETFSSGPALRGVADSGSFGAIQAGALETSNVDLTAELVHMISAQRAFQANAQMITTTDQITQTALNLR; encoded by the coding sequence ATGAGCTTTTCCACCGCGCTTTCGGGTCTCAACGCCTCCACCCGCGATCTGGCCGTGACCGGCAACAACATCGCCAACGCCGGCACCACCGGCTTCAAGATGGCCCGCACCCAGTTCGCCGATGTGTACGCGTCGTCGTCGCTGGGCCTGTCGTCGACGCAGGCCGGTAGCGGCGTGCGGGTGGCGGGCATCCAGCAGCAATTCAGTCAGGGCAACATCGACTTCACCAACAACGCGCTGGACTTGGCGGTGAACGGCGAGGGTTTCTTCACTCTCAATGCCAATGGCGAGACGGTGTATTCCCGCGCCGGCGCGTTTGGGCCGGACCGTGAGGGCTACGTCACCAATCCGCAAGGCCACCGATTGCAGGTGTATCCGCCGCTGGCCAGTGGCGGCTTCGACACCGGCCGCCTCACCGACCTGCAACTGCAGGTGGGCGACGCGCCGCCGCAGCGCACGTCGCGCATCGAGGCCGACATCAACCTGCCGGCTGCGTCGGGCACCGCGCCCGCCGTGGCATTCGATCCCGCCAATGCCGACAGCTATGCCCACACCACCAGCCTGACGGTGTACGACTCGTTGGGCTCGGCGCACACCGCCAGCCTGTACTTCGCGCCCACTGCCACGCCGGGTACCTGGGACGTGCACACCGTGATTGACGGCGCCGTGACCGGGGCGGCCACCCAGGCCAGCTTCGATGCCGATGGCAATCTGCTCACACCCGCCGGCGGCAGCTTCGTCTTGCCGCCGGTCCCGCAGACCAACGGCGCGACTGATCTGGCGCTGACCGTTGATCTCTCGGGCGCCACCCAGTTTGGGGATCGTTTCAACGTCGCCGCCCTGACCCAGGACGGTTATGCCACCGGGCGCCTGACCGGCATCGAAGTCACCCCCGAAGGCATTGCCCAGGCGCGCTTCACCAACGGCCAGGCGCGTGCGCTGGGTCAGGTGGCGATGGCGACCTTCGCCAACCCGCAAGGCATGCAGGAGCTGGGCGACACGGTCTGGGCCGAAACCTTTTCCTCGGGCCCGGCGCTGCGCGGCGTCGCCGACAGTGGCAGTTTCGGTGCCATTCAGGCTGGCGCGCTGGAAACCTCGAACGTCGATCTCACCGCCGAGCTGGTGCACATGATCAGCGCGCAACGGGCATTTCAGGCCAACGCGCAAATGATCACGACCACTGATCAGATCACCCAGACCGCACTGAACCTGCGCTAA
- a CDS encoding flagellar basal body rod protein FlgF — MDRAAYIAMNAASEALRAQSITAHNIANTGTSGFKALLTHTEAKNVDGPGWHSRVNGVLQPETWNARGGALQNTGRDLDIALADDRWLAVQTEAGGVAYTRNGALQMTANGQVLDGEGRLVLSDNGPLTLPPHSELMIAADGTVSLTPQGSEANVRAQVGRLNVIEAAPNELRRRPDGLFEPMAGVEARPAAGAVMVSGMLEASNVNAAEQLVALIEHSRRFELATKAMKTADSHGEIAQSLMRIR; from the coding sequence ATGGACCGCGCCGCCTACATCGCCATGAATGCCGCTTCGGAAGCGCTGCGCGCGCAGTCGATCACGGCACACAACATCGCCAACACCGGCACCTCCGGCTTCAAGGCGTTGCTGACCCACACCGAAGCGAAGAACGTCGACGGGCCGGGTTGGCACTCGCGGGTCAACGGCGTGCTGCAGCCCGAAACCTGGAACGCCCGGGGTGGCGCGCTGCAGAACACCGGTCGTGATCTGGATATCGCGCTGGCCGACGACCGCTGGCTGGCCGTGCAGACCGAAGCGGGCGGGGTGGCTTACACGCGCAACGGTGCGCTGCAGATGACCGCCAACGGCCAGGTGCTGGACGGCGAAGGCCGCCTGGTGCTGAGCGACAACGGCCCGCTGACGCTGCCGCCGCACAGTGAATTGATGATTGCGGCGGATGGCACTGTCAGCCTGACGCCGCAGGGCAGCGAGGCCAACGTGCGTGCCCAGGTCGGCCGCCTGAACGTGATCGAGGCGGCGCCGAACGAACTTCGCCGCCGACCCGACGGTTTGTTCGAGCCGATGGCAGGCGTCGAAGCACGCCCGGCAGCCGGCGCGGTGATGGTCAGCGGCATGTTGGAAGCCTCCAACGTCAATGCCGCCGAACAACTGGTGGCATTGATCGAACACAGCCGCCGCTTTGAACTGGCGACCAAGGCGATGAAAACGGCCGACAGCCACGGCGAAATCGCCCAGTCACTGATGCGCATTCGTTAA
- the flgG gene encoding flagellar basal-body rod protein FlgG has protein sequence MNPALWIAKTGLDAQQTRLSVVSNNLANVGTTGFKRGRAQFEDLLYQTIRQPGGATSQQTDSPTGLMLGTGVRTVATAKEYAQGNLQQTGNSLDVAIDGRGFFKVLMPDGNAAFTRDGSFKTNPQGELVTAQGYTLEPGIVVPDTTQSLTIGADGTVTAQLPGQAQPVQIGTLTLSDFINPAGLQARGENLLVETAASGPANESTPTLNGLGGLVQGALESSNVNVVEELVAMIETQRAYEMNSKAISAADDMLRFITNQL, from the coding sequence GTGAACCCTGCACTCTGGATTGCCAAAACCGGCCTCGACGCCCAGCAGACCCGTCTGTCGGTGGTGTCGAACAACCTCGCCAACGTCGGCACCACCGGCTTCAAGCGCGGCCGTGCCCAGTTTGAAGACCTGCTGTACCAGACCATTCGCCAGCCGGGTGGGGCGACCAGCCAGCAAACCGATTCGCCCACCGGCCTGATGCTCGGCACCGGCGTGCGCACCGTCGCCACCGCCAAGGAATACGCGCAGGGCAACCTGCAGCAAACCGGCAACAGCCTCGATGTCGCCATCGACGGCCGCGGCTTTTTCAAGGTGCTGATGCCCGACGGCAATGCCGCCTTCACCCGTGACGGCTCGTTCAAGACCAATCCGCAGGGTGAGCTGGTGACCGCACAGGGCTACACCCTGGAGCCCGGCATCGTTGTGCCCGACACCACCCAGAGTTTGACCATCGGTGCCGACGGCACCGTCACCGCGCAACTGCCGGGACAGGCGCAGCCGGTGCAGATCGGCACACTGACACTCTCCGATTTCATCAATCCCGCCGGCTTGCAGGCACGCGGCGAAAACCTACTGGTGGAAACCGCCGCCAGTGGCCCGGCAAACGAATCTACCCCCACGCTCAACGGCCTTGGCGGTCTGGTGCAGGGCGCGCTGGAAAGCTCCAACGTCAACGTCGTCGAAGAGCTGGTGGCGATGATCGAAACCCAGCGCGCGTATGAGATGAACTCCAAAGCCATCTCGGCCGCCGACGACATGCTGCGCTTCATCACCAACCAGCTCTGA
- a CDS encoding flagellar basal body L-ring protein FlgH, whose product MKALLPLVLLLTACAARPVAPDPMPEAELPPLPQAEPGAIYNDGIALDWFADTRARDVGDVLTVLLVEQTQAQTSSATTTGKTSSATLTGPNVFGRPVTRGGVEILSGSLGGDRSFEGGGDSTQSNRLTGALSVRVIERDSRGLLRVAGRKQLALNRGDEMLELSGWVRPEDINPDNTVRSDRVASAQVKYAGRGALGDANAQGWLSRFFNSPFFPF is encoded by the coding sequence ATGAAAGCGCTACTGCCTCTGGTTCTGCTGCTGACCGCCTGCGCCGCCCGGCCGGTGGCGCCAGACCCCATGCCCGAGGCCGAACTGCCGCCGTTGCCGCAGGCCGAGCCCGGCGCCATCTACAACGACGGCATCGCGCTGGACTGGTTTGCCGACACCCGTGCGCGTGATGTGGGCGACGTGCTCACCGTGTTGCTGGTTGAGCAAACCCAGGCGCAGACCAGCAGTGCAACGACGACTGGCAAAACCAGCAGCGCCACCTTGACCGGCCCCAATGTGTTCGGGCGACCGGTGACCCGTGGCGGTGTCGAGATTCTCTCCGGCAGCCTCGGCGGCGACCGCAGCTTTGAAGGCGGCGGCGACTCCACCCAATCCAACCGCCTCACCGGCGCGCTGTCGGTGCGGGTGATTGAGCGGGATTCGCGCGGACTGCTGCGCGTCGCCGGGCGTAAGCAGTTGGCGCTCAACCGTGGCGACGAAATGCTCGAGCTGTCGGGCTGGGTGCGCCCCGAAGACATCAACCCCGACAACACCGTGCGCTCCGACCGGGTGGCCAGTGCCCAGGTGAAGTACGCCGGGCGCGGCGCGCTGGGCGATGCCAATGCCCAGGGCTGGTTGAGCCGCTTCTTCAATTCGCCGTTCTTCCCGTTCTGA
- a CDS encoding flagellar basal body P-ring protein FlgI, whose protein sequence is MKRNERNKRLQRQRLLRVLMVVGVLLAVISVPSFAQEERIKDLASIAGVRSNGLMGYGLVVGLDGSGDQTSQSPFTVQALRNLLTQLGVTIPPGVNPQLKNAAAVMVQAELPAFSRPGQMIDITVASIGNAGSLRGGALLMTALKGADGQVYAVAQGNLIVGGFGVEGRDGSRISVNVPSAGRIPNGATVERAAPAAFTDGRVALQLHTPDFTTAARVASTLNAVYGAGTAQAEDAVTIRLAPPHPDQRVAFLSELENVRVEAGQAPARVVVNSRTGTIVIGESVRVRPAAVAHGSLSVTIAERFEVSQPNPFGGGDTVVVPNTEISVAQQGDGRMFLFDAGVSLAEIVQAVNQVGAAPGDLIAILEALKQAGALRAELVVI, encoded by the coding sequence ATGAAACGCAATGAGCGCAACAAACGACTGCAACGGCAACGGCTGCTGCGTGTCCTGATGGTCGTGGGCGTGCTGCTGGCGGTGATCAGCGTGCCCTCGTTCGCCCAGGAAGAGCGCATCAAGGACCTCGCCAGCATCGCCGGCGTGCGCAGCAACGGCCTGATGGGCTACGGCCTGGTGGTGGGGCTCGACGGCTCGGGTGACCAGACCAGCCAATCGCCGTTCACCGTGCAGGCGCTGCGCAATTTGCTCACGCAACTGGGCGTGACCATTCCGCCGGGGGTGAACCCGCAACTCAAGAACGCGGCGGCGGTGATGGTGCAGGCGGAATTGCCGGCGTTTTCCCGTCCCGGGCAGATGATCGACATCACCGTGGCCTCGATTGGCAACGCCGGGTCGCTGCGCGGCGGCGCCCTGTTGATGACCGCCCTCAAAGGCGCCGACGGCCAGGTGTATGCCGTGGCGCAGGGTAACCTCATCGTCGGCGGCTTTGGAGTGGAAGGCCGTGATGGCTCGCGAATTTCGGTCAACGTGCCGTCGGCAGGCCGTATTCCCAATGGCGCGACGGTGGAGCGCGCCGCCCCCGCCGCCTTTACCGATGGTCGTGTGGCGCTGCAGTTGCACACCCCCGACTTCACCACCGCCGCGCGCGTTGCCAGCACCCTGAATGCGGTTTACGGCGCGGGGACCGCGCAGGCCGAAGATGCCGTCACCATTCGTCTGGCGCCGCCACACCCCGATCAGCGTGTGGCGTTTTTGTCCGAACTGGAAAACGTGCGGGTCGAAGCCGGGCAGGCGCCGGCGCGGGTGGTGGTCAACTCCCGCACCGGCACCATCGTCATTGGCGAGAGCGTGCGCGTGCGCCCCGCGGCGGTGGCGCACGGCTCGCTGTCGGTCACCATCGCCGAGCGATTCGAGGTCAGCCAGCCCAACCCTTTCGGTGGCGGCGACACGGTGGTGGTGCCGAACACCGAAATCAGCGTTGCGCAGCAGGGCGACGGCCGCATGTTCCTGTTCGATGCCGGCGTGAGCCTTGCCGAAATCGTCCAGGCGGTGAACCAGGTGGGCGCAGCGCCGGGCGACCTCATCGCCATTCTTGAAGCGCTGAAGCAGGCCGGGGCCTTGCGTGCGGAGTTGGTGGTCATCTGA
- the flgJ gene encoding flagellar assembly peptidoglycan hydrolase FlgJ, whose amino-acid sequence MLATPLDGRVDDLRVTAKAQTPEAAREVARQFEALFAQQLLSGLRSTAQVPGSGVQDLGPMQSMLDQQMGALLTHGKGLGLAEQLMQQWQQLGQVAAPVAGETRHVLSALGTGPARVMPAAPDPTTSWQSRARKFVEDLLPLAREAAGKLGVAPQAIIAQAALETGFGRHQPGGQSNNLFGIKAFASWRGAKVQAETIEVRAGHTQTESAAFRAYDSVRDSVGDYVALLSQPRYTAARNTGADVAGFARGLQQAGYATDPDYARKITDIAQRIVREGWVP is encoded by the coding sequence ATGCTCGCGACGCCGCTTGACGGTCGCGTCGACGATCTTCGCGTGACCGCGAAGGCGCAAACCCCCGAAGCCGCGCGCGAAGTGGCGCGGCAATTTGAGGCCCTGTTTGCCCAGCAACTGCTGTCGGGTTTGCGCAGCACCGCGCAGGTCCCGGGCAGCGGTGTGCAGGATTTGGGCCCCATGCAGTCGATGCTCGATCAACAGATGGGCGCGCTGCTGACCCACGGCAAGGGCCTGGGTCTGGCCGAACAATTGATGCAGCAGTGGCAACAGTTGGGGCAGGTGGCGGCACCCGTCGCGGGCGAGACCCGCCACGTGCTTTCAGCACTGGGGACCGGACCTGCGCGCGTCATGCCGGCGGCGCCCGACCCCACGACCTCGTGGCAATCACGGGCACGAAAATTTGTCGAGGACCTGCTGCCCTTGGCGCGCGAAGCGGCCGGAAAGCTGGGCGTCGCGCCGCAGGCGATCATCGCCCAGGCGGCGCTGGAAACCGGCTTCGGTCGTCACCAGCCGGGCGGGCAGTCGAACAACCTGTTCGGCATCAAGGCGTTTGCCAGTTGGCGCGGCGCCAAGGTGCAGGCCGAGACCATCGAAGTGCGGGCCGGGCACACGCAAACCGAATCGGCTGCCTTCCGCGCTTACGACAGCGTTCGCGACAGTGTTGGCGACTACGTGGCGCTGCTCAGCCAGCCTCGCTATACCGCTGCTCGGAACACCGGCGCCGATGTGGCCGGTTTTGCACGCGGCTTGCAGCAGGCCGGGTATGCCACCGACCCTGACTACGCCCGCAAAATCACCGACATCGCCCAGCGCATCGTGCGTGAGGGGTGGGTGCCGTGA
- the flgK gene encoding flagellar hook-associated protein FlgK, whose protein sequence is MSDLFSIGRSALNAYSTALATTSHNVANAATPGFSRQRVDLVNQPPNGAIGNGVQAAQVRRINDTYLQSRLTDDGAAASRHGTARDLLIRADKMLSDPLAGLAAPLQTFNTAVQGLMADPASLSARRVVLAEAQGMTDRFAQLDTGFAQLDREIDGRMASTVSAANGLIDNIAKLNQRIAQSTGGAGGLPPGDLLDQRDEAVRQLAEQIGVTTLVQDSGALSVFLEDGQPLVLDGQARHLNLVATTATGRYRLELDAPGGPVPVGRPAGGVMAGLLDARAQAVDAPRAAMSVLASEIATAFNAAQSAGQDLDGNPGAALFSDPPLRLALTDPRQLAPAGPPPAGVADNSAWNSAADFSGAAVSARAAEVVGQLGVSTQQADARASAAESLAGQALTARESVSGVNLDEEAANLLRYQQAYQAAAQMIATADTVFQTLLSAVRR, encoded by the coding sequence GTGAGTGATTTATTCAGCATTGGCCGCTCGGCGCTGAATGCCTATTCAACGGCGCTGGCCACCACCAGCCACAACGTCGCCAACGCCGCGACGCCGGGCTTCAGCCGCCAGCGCGTTGACCTGGTCAACCAGCCGCCCAATGGCGCCATCGGCAACGGTGTGCAGGCAGCGCAGGTGCGGCGTATCAACGACACCTATCTGCAGTCGCGTCTCACCGATGACGGCGCGGCGGCAAGTCGCCACGGCACCGCGCGCGACCTGCTGATCCGCGCCGACAAGATGCTCTCTGATCCGCTCGCGGGGCTCGCGGCACCATTGCAGACCTTCAACACGGCAGTGCAGGGATTGATGGCCGATCCGGCGTCGCTGTCGGCGCGCCGTGTGGTGCTCGCCGAGGCGCAGGGCATGACCGACCGCTTCGCCCAGCTCGACACCGGCTTCGCCCAGTTGGACCGCGAAATCGACGGGCGTATGGCCAGCACGGTCAGCGCCGCCAATGGGCTGATCGACAACATTGCCAAGCTCAACCAACGCATCGCGCAAAGCACCGGCGGGGCCGGGGGGCTGCCGCCGGGTGACCTGCTTGACCAGCGCGACGAAGCGGTCCGCCAACTCGCCGAACAGATTGGCGTCACCACCCTGGTGCAGGACAGCGGCGCGCTGTCGGTGTTTCTCGAGGACGGCCAGCCGCTGGTGCTCGACGGTCAGGCGCGTCACCTGAACCTGGTCGCCACCACGGCGACCGGCCGTTATCGCCTTGAGCTGGACGCCCCCGGGGGTCCGGTCCCGGTTGGGCGGCCAGCGGGCGGCGTGATGGCCGGCCTTCTGGACGCGCGCGCCCAGGCCGTCGATGCGCCGCGCGCGGCCATGAGCGTGCTGGCCAGCGAAATCGCCACTGCGTTCAACGCGGCGCAGTCGGCGGGACAAGACCTCGACGGCAATCCAGGCGCAGCCCTGTTCAGCGATCCGCCCTTGCGGCTTGCCCTCACTGACCCTCGCCAGCTGGCCCCGGCCGGTCCGCCCCCCGCCGGCGTGGCGGACAACAGCGCATGGAACTCGGCGGCGGACTTCAGTGGCGCCGCCGTGAGCGCGCGTGCGGCCGAGGTCGTCGGCCAGTTGGGCGTCTCGACGCAGCAGGCCGACGCACGTGCCTCGGCCGCCGAGTCGTTGGCTGGACAAGCCCTGACGGCCCGTGAGTCGGTCTCCGGCGTGAACCTGGATGAAGAGGCAGCCAACCTGCTGCGCTACCAACAGGCGTATCAGGCGGCTGCCCAAATGATTGCCACCGCCGACACGGTGTTTCAGACCTTGCTGTCAGCGGTGCGGAGATAA
- the yajC gene encoding preprotein translocase subunit YajC, with protein sequence MLDWLIPVAHAQQAAQPNAFVQFIPLILLVVVFYFLLIRPQMKRNKEHKALISSLAKGDEVITSGGLAGRVVTLGEAYVGIEVADGVEVKVQKPAISSVLPKGTLKAL encoded by the coding sequence GTGCTCGATTGGTTGATTCCGGTGGCTCACGCCCAGCAGGCGGCACAGCCGAACGCATTTGTGCAGTTCATTCCGCTGATTCTCTTGGTTGTGGTGTTTTATTTTCTGCTGATCCGTCCGCAGATGAAGCGCAACAAGGAACACAAGGCGTTGATCTCGTCATTGGCAAAGGGCGATGAGGTGATCACCAGCGGCGGCCTCGCCGGACGCGTGGTGACTTTGGGCGAGGCTTATGTCGGTATCGAAGTGGCCGACGGCGTCGAAGTCAAGGTGCAGAAGCCCGCCATCAGCAGTGTGTTGCCCAAGGGCACGCTCAAGGCGCTCTAA
- the secD gene encoding protein translocase subunit SecD has translation MKPFPLWKTVVIVLALVFGALYAAPNLFGDDPAVQISVAEGELSALDAPIATAMDEAGLTPLSSRVEGNRWVVRFADADSQLEAAEVLRRALGRGPVVALSSMPKTPTWLMEIGAKPMNLGLDLRGGVHFLLEVDFDDINVKAQERYLNDLPVLLRRENIRYTGRREAGNAVVIEFDDAERQAVAQAAIAEEFPEVDLVVQGAGSKFALEARLSEAEAQRLADFAVQQNLTTLRNRVNQLGVAEPIVQRQGPSRIVVQLPGVQDTTRVKDLLGATATLEYRAVSEEDAFLAARTGVAPVGTELFYTRDDERPVLLMRDTIAAGSQLIDASATIDENGQPAVSVTLDGSGARRMLSFTERNVGKPMAVLFREREVITNYNAKGEPIRETRQIEEVISIATIRGVFGKRFQTTGLSSAEAHDLSLLLRAGALAAPVDIVEERTVGPSLGADNISQGQLAAVIGLLVVVVFMAIYYSAFGMLANIALVVNLILIVAIMSILQATLTMPGIAGIILTLGMAVDANVLIFERIREDLADKVSPHEAIESGFSRAFLTIADSQLTTLIAAVVLFALGSGPVKGFAVTLTVGIATSMFTAIVVTRALVHLFFARRKLSGVPV, from the coding sequence ATGAAGCCCTTTCCGCTTTGGAAAACCGTTGTCATCGTGCTCGCCCTTGTGTTCGGGGCCTTGTACGCCGCGCCGAATCTTTTTGGCGACGATCCTGCCGTACAGATCTCGGTTGCCGAGGGTGAGCTCTCGGCCCTTGATGCGCCAATCGCCACGGCCATGGACGAGGCTGGACTGACGCCGCTGAGCAGCCGGGTTGAAGGCAACCGGTGGGTGGTGCGCTTCGCCGATGCCGACAGCCAGCTCGAGGCCGCCGAGGTCCTTCGCCGGGCCTTGGGGCGGGGCCCCGTGGTGGCCCTGAGCAGCATGCCGAAAACCCCCACCTGGCTGATGGAGATCGGTGCCAAGCCGATGAACCTGGGGTTGGACCTGCGCGGCGGCGTGCATTTTTTGCTCGAAGTGGACTTCGATGACATCAACGTGAAGGCCCAGGAACGTTATCTCAACGACCTGCCGGTGCTGCTACGGCGCGAGAACATTCGCTACACCGGCCGCCGCGAGGCGGGCAATGCGGTGGTCATCGAGTTTGACGACGCCGAGCGTCAGGCCGTCGCCCAGGCCGCCATCGCCGAGGAATTTCCCGAAGTCGACCTCGTCGTTCAGGGCGCCGGCAGCAAATTCGCACTCGAGGCGCGGCTGAGCGAAGCCGAGGCGCAGCGACTTGCCGATTTTGCGGTACAGCAAAACCTCACCACGTTGCGCAATCGCGTCAACCAGCTCGGCGTGGCTGAGCCGATCGTCCAGCGTCAGGGTCCGTCGCGCATCGTCGTGCAGTTGCCTGGCGTGCAGGACACCACCCGGGTCAAGGACCTCCTTGGTGCGACTGCGACCCTGGAATATCGCGCGGTGTCTGAAGAAGACGCATTTCTGGCTGCCCGCACCGGGGTCGCCCCGGTCGGCACTGAGCTGTTCTACACGCGCGACGACGAACGCCCCGTGCTGCTGATGCGCGACACCATCGCCGCCGGCTCACAACTGATCGACGCCTCGGCAACCATTGACGAAAACGGCCAGCCTGCGGTCAGCGTGACACTTGATGGCAGCGGCGCACGGCGCATGCTGAGCTTTACCGAACGGAATGTCGGCAAGCCCATGGCGGTGTTGTTCCGCGAGCGCGAGGTCATCACCAATTACAACGCCAAAGGCGAACCGATTCGCGAAACGCGGCAGATCGAAGAAGTTATTTCCATTGCCACCATTCGCGGCGTCTTCGGCAAGCGCTTTCAGACCACCGGGCTTTCCAGCGCCGAGGCGCATGACTTGTCGCTGCTGCTGCGTGCGGGCGCGTTGGCCGCGCCGGTCGACATTGTGGAAGAACGTACCGTGGGCCCGAGCCTGGGCGCCGACAATATTTCGCAGGGGCAATTGGCGGCGGTGATTGGTTTGCTGGTGGTGGTCGTGTTCATGGCGATTTATTACAGCGCCTTCGGCATGCTGGCCAATATCGCTTTGGTGGTGAACCTGATTTTGATCGTGGCCATCATGTCGATCTTGCAGGCCACGCTGACCATGCCTGGTATCGCCGGCATCATTCTGACGCTGGGTATGGCGGTGGACGCCAACGTGCTGATTTTCGAGCGTATCCGCGAGGACCTCGCCGACAAAGTCAGTCCGCATGAGGCCATCGAGTCGGGATTTAGCCGGGCCTTTCTGACCATCGCCGACTCGCAATTGACCACGCTGATTGCGGCGGTCGTGCTGTTTGCGCTCGGCAGCGGACCGGTCAAGGGCTTTGCTGTGACCCTGACGGTGGGCATTGCCACCTCCATGTTCACGGCCATTGTCGTGACCCGTGCGCTGGTTCATCTGTTTTTCGCGCGTCGCAAACTTTCCGGCGTTCCGGTTTAA
- the secF gene encoding protein translocase subunit SecF, with product MRFLSRVPRIDFMAIRKPMMVFAALVTVVSIGLVIARGLAFGLDFTGGVLVEVSFDGPVELDPIRSQMAEIGLEGATVQYFGTSSDVLIRAAPDAGADADEVSTQIINTLAAHADLAPELRRVEFVGPQVGDELATDGALAALFAIIGILIYVAFRFEWKFALGAITATVHDAVLTLGFFALFGIEFDLTVLAAILALIGYSLNDTIVVYDRIRENFIDARRSNAVDVVNLSVNQTLARTIVTGGTTLFVLSALFFLGGAAVHSFSIALIVGIIVGTYSSVFVASSMVILLGVTREDMLPAQEEVDETP from the coding sequence ATGCGTTTTTTATCGCGGGTTCCGCGTATCGATTTCATGGCCATCCGCAAGCCGATGATGGTGTTTGCAGCCTTGGTCACCGTCGTCAGCATCGGATTGGTGATCGCGCGGGGTCTGGCGTTTGGCCTCGACTTCACCGGCGGTGTCCTTGTTGAAGTGAGCTTCGACGGCCCGGTTGAGTTGGACCCGATTCGCAGCCAGATGGCCGAGATTGGCCTCGAAGGCGCCACGGTGCAGTATTTCGGCACGTCCTCAGATGTGCTGATTCGTGCGGCCCCTGACGCCGGCGCCGACGCGGACGAAGTGTCGACGCAAATCATTAACACACTGGCGGCGCACGCCGACCTTGCCCCCGAGTTGCGACGCGTCGAGTTCGTTGGCCCACAGGTGGGCGACGAGCTGGCCACTGACGGTGCATTGGCGGCCTTGTTCGCCATCATCGGCATCCTCATTTATGTCGCGTTCCGGTTTGAATGGAAATTTGCGCTCGGTGCAATCACCGCCACCGTGCACGATGCGGTGCTGACACTGGGCTTCTTTGCCTTGTTCGGCATTGAATTTGATCTGACCGTGCTTGCCGCGATTCTGGCGCTGATTGGTTATTCGTTGAATGACACCATCGTTGTTTATGACCGCATTCGTGAAAATTTCATTGATGCCCGTCGGTCAAACGCGGTTGATGTGGTCAATCTGTCTGTCAATCAAACGTTGGCACGCACCATCGTCACTGGCGGGACCACACTGTTTGTCCTTTCGGCGCTGTTTTTCCTCGGCGGTGCTGCGGTTCACAGTTTTTCGATTGCCTTGATCGTCGGGATCATTGTGGGCACCTATTCGTCGGTGTTCGTT